Proteins encoded together in one Triticum dicoccoides isolate Atlit2015 ecotype Zavitan chromosome 7B, WEW_v2.0, whole genome shotgun sequence window:
- the LOC119339357 gene encoding uncharacterized protein LOC119339357, which yields MKIILLLILAPLCVSVTGRLKCPGVPYNGAVATCYHGCGTKLIYDLCIKTMQQGHIDLSPSHKEETTAYAILVLSAAVASTVATSHTLTYQLQKNASISVQERAFYGACLTDYVAALNSLYHTLDVMLPNCFFKGINDDYLSALASLNSCRDRFIGPVMYTSPVYPLVLADRNKALLAYSLGKLLL from the coding sequence ATGAAGATCATTCTCCTCCTCATCCTTGCACCCCTCTGCGTGTCCGTCACCGGCCGCCTCAAGTGCCCCGGCGTGCCGTACAACGGCGCAGTGGCGACCTGCTACCATGGTTGCGGCACGAAGCTCATCTACGACCTCTGTATCAAGACCATGCAGCAGGGCCACATCGACCTATCTCCGTCGCACAAAGAAGAGACCACCGCGTACGCCATCCTCGTCTTAAGCGCCGCCGTGGCGTCCACGGTCGCCACGTCACACACGCTGACCTACCAGCTCCAGAAGAACGCGTCCATCTCCGTTCAGGAAAGGGCGTTCTACGGGGCGTGCCTCACCGACTACGTCGCGGCGTTGAACTCCCTCTACCACACCCTCGATGTGATGCTGCCGAACTGCTTCTTTAAGGGGATCAACGACGACTACCTGAGCGCGTTGGCCAGCCTGAATAGTTGCAGGGATCGGTTCATAGGGCCGGTTATGTACACGTCGCCGGTGTACCCCTTGGTTTTGGCCGACCGAAACAAGGCCTTGCTGGCTTACTCGCTTGGCAAGTTGCTATTATGA
- the LOC119336138 gene encoding uncharacterized protein LOC119336138 has protein sequence MTMAKIILVLLVLAPFCMAAASTDCRGVPALDGSSACGESCSTKLLQDLCIDVMIWGGVEISGSHKEGATGYVILAARFAVESLDATRLAARNLLSQNTSLSGQERNAYEGCLNDYAMARSSINRVANEMLPNCRFAGIADEFARGVKSLESCWIRLMRPPVKSTPLYNLVWADRYKLLLIHLLDGKLLGI, from the coding sequence ATGACTATGGCGAAGATCATTCTCGTCCTCCTGGTCCTTGCGCCCTTTTGCATGGCTGCCGCAAGCACGGACTGCCGTGGTGTGCCGGCGCTGGATGGGTcttctgcctgcggcgagtcatgcAGCACGAAGCTGTTGCAAGATCTATGCATCGACGTGATGATCTGGGGCGGCGTCGAAATATCCGGATCGCACAAGGAGGGCGCCACCGGATACGTGATCCTCGCCGCGCGGTTCGCCGTTGAATCCTTGGACGCCACACGACTCGCCGCGAGGAACCTGCTCAGCCAGAACACCTCGCTCTCTGGCCAGGAGAGGAACGCCTACGAGGGGTGCCTGAACGACTACGCCATGGCGAGAAGCTCTATCAACCGCGTCGCCAATGAGATGCTGCCCAATTGCCGCTTCGCGGGGATCGCCGACGAGTTTGCCCGTGGGGTGAAGAGCTTGGAGAGCTGCTGGATCCGGCTGATGCGACCGCCTGTGAAGTCGACGCCGTTGTACAACTTGGTCTGGGCCGACCGATACAAACTACTGCTGATTCACTTGCTTGATGGTAAACTACTAGGCATATGA